The following are from one region of the Verrucomicrobiia bacterium genome:
- a CDS encoding ABC-F family ATP-binding cassette domain-containing protein — MLTLSGIRKAYGERVLFAEATLQVNRQDRIGLVGPNGAGKTTLLSIILGRESPDEGKITSERGVSLGYLPQENAPVGDETVIELATGITPEYTKLRRILKAWEADHPAETAHPEEIHDDVHERFNELGGYRLEAKAKQILAGLGFREKDFERRAGEMSGGWVMRAHLGRLLAQEPDLLLLDEPTNHLDLEALLWFQEYLQQYPGAILLISHDREFLNRVVGSIVEIRQSSLIRYRGGYDDYLQQREAHELQLLAAFKHQEREIARLMEFVNRFRAKNTKASQAQSKLKQIERMEKVKAPVNDQREIDFQFPQPQRSGRRVIKLAAIHHAYGENIVYCNLDFQAERGQRIVLVGPNGAGKSTLLKILAGVITPQSGERALGHNVKVGYYSQYRVDMLRPERTVFEEALDTPQRVTEQFVRTLLGCFLFRGDDVFKKVSVLSGGEKSRLALVKILLDPPNLLLMDEPTTHLDMSSIDALAYALDQFAGTLIFISHDVYFIRALANHVVHINAGHLTRYPGGYQYYLDKTKAASERAALTASITGQVLPNQKLSGKQKGNGVANDLVATTSRKEQKRLEAEGRQARSRQRKAQQQVVHELEKEIEGLEARQAELVAELEKPETYDKPGAAVTVNRELLGVQEQLAHLNPKWEAEATRLAEMDA; from the coding sequence ATGCTGACCTTATCGGGCATTCGCAAGGCGTATGGCGAACGGGTGTTGTTCGCCGAGGCGACCTTGCAGGTAAATCGCCAAGACCGTATTGGCCTGGTCGGGCCAAACGGGGCGGGCAAGACCACTCTGCTCTCGATTATTCTCGGCAGAGAATCTCCCGACGAAGGAAAGATCACGTCCGAACGCGGCGTTTCATTGGGCTACCTCCCGCAGGAGAACGCGCCGGTCGGGGACGAAACGGTGATCGAACTGGCAACCGGCATCACGCCCGAATACACAAAGCTGCGGCGCATTCTGAAGGCATGGGAAGCCGACCACCCGGCCGAAACCGCGCATCCGGAGGAAATTCACGACGATGTCCATGAGCGGTTCAATGAGCTGGGAGGCTACCGTTTGGAGGCAAAGGCCAAGCAGATTTTGGCCGGACTGGGTTTCCGTGAGAAGGATTTCGAGCGGCGGGCAGGTGAAATGAGCGGTGGCTGGGTCATGCGCGCGCACCTGGGACGGCTCCTGGCGCAAGAGCCGGACCTGTTGTTGTTGGATGAACCAACCAACCATCTGGACCTCGAGGCATTGCTTTGGTTCCAGGAGTATCTCCAACAGTACCCGGGCGCGATTCTTCTCATCTCCCATGATCGCGAGTTCCTCAACCGGGTGGTAGGCAGCATCGTCGAGATTCGCCAGAGCAGCCTGATTCGCTATCGTGGCGGATACGACGATTATCTCCAGCAACGCGAGGCCCACGAACTGCAGCTCCTGGCCGCTTTCAAGCATCAGGAGCGGGAAATCGCGCGGCTGATGGAATTCGTGAACAGGTTTCGGGCCAAGAACACGAAGGCCTCCCAGGCCCAAAGCAAGCTCAAGCAGATCGAGCGCATGGAGAAGGTCAAGGCGCCTGTCAACGACCAACGCGAGATCGATTTCCAATTCCCCCAGCCCCAACGCAGCGGCCGGCGTGTCATCAAGCTCGCCGCGATTCACCATGCCTACGGCGAGAACATCGTCTATTGCAACCTGGATTTTCAAGCCGAACGCGGCCAGCGGATTGTGCTCGTCGGCCCGAATGGAGCCGGGAAATCGACGTTGCTGAAGATTTTGGCCGGCGTCATCACGCCGCAAAGCGGCGAGCGCGCGCTGGGCCATAACGTCAAGGTCGGCTATTACTCCCAGTACCGGGTGGACATGTTGCGCCCCGAGCGAACGGTGTTCGAGGAGGCCCTGGACACACCCCAGCGGGTGACCGAGCAATTTGTCCGCACTTTGCTTGGCTGCTTTCTTTTTCGCGGTGACGATGTTTTCAAGAAGGTCAGCGTATTAAGCGGCGGTGAGAAGAGCCGGCTGGCGCTGGTGAAAATCCTGCTCGACCCGCCGAATCTGTTGCTCATGGACGAACCTACAACACACCTGGACATGTCGAGCATCGACGCGCTGGCCTACGCCCTGGATCAGTTTGCCGGCACACTGATTTTCATCAGCCATGATGTCTATTTCATTCGGGCTCTGGCCAACCACGTGGTTCACATCAACGCTGGCCATCTGACGCGTTACCCGGGCGGCTACCAGTATTATCTTGATAAAACCAAAGCGGCTTCCGAACGCGCAGCCCTAACAGCGAGCATTACAGGACAGGTTCTCCCTAACCAGAAACTTTCCGGCAAGCAAAAAGGCAATGGTGTTGCCAACGACCTCGTTGCAACCACTTCGCGCAAAGAACAGAAACGGCTCGAAGCCGAAGGACGCCAGGCGCGGTCGCGTCAACGCAAGGCGCAGCAGCAGGTCGTGCATGAGCTTGAAAAGGAAATCGAGGGGCTCGAAGCGCGGCAGGCGGAACTCGTCGCGGAGCTGGAGAAACCGGAAACTTATGATAAGCCGGGAGCAGCCGTGACGGTAAACCGGGAGTTGTTGGGCGTGCAGGAGCAACTCGCGCATCTCAATCCAAAATGGGAAGCTGAGGCAACCCGGCTGGCGGAAATGGATGCTTAG